The nucleotide sequence TCCTCGCGGTCCTGGAGAGCACCACCTATCCCGGGACGACGGAGGAGATCATCCTCCCGAAACTCGAGTCCACCGGTCTCAAGGTGGGACGGGATTTCTTCCTGGCGTTCTCCCCGGAGCGGGTCGATCCAGGAAACCTGCGGTACAACACGCGCAATACGCCCAAGATCATCGGCGGCGTGACCGAGGCCTGCGGCCGCGTCGCCCGGGCCCTGTACGAGCAGGCCATCGATCGCCTCATTCCCATGTCCGGCACGCGCGCCGCCGAGATGGTGAAGCTGCTGGAAAATACCTTCCGGAGCGTGAACATAGGACTGGTCAACGAGGTCGCCCTGATGTGCGATCGTCTGGGGCTCAACGTCTGGGAGGTCATCGACGCGGCCGCCACAAAACCGTTCGGGTTCATGCCGTTCTATCCCGGCCCGGGGCTGGGGGGCCACTGCATCCCGATCGATCCTCATTATCTCTCCTGGAAGCTGAAGACGCTCAATTACACGGCCCGGTTCATCGAGCTCGCCTCCGAGATCAACGGCAACATGCCGCAGTACGTCGTCAGCAAGGCGGTCGACGCGCTCAACGACCAGCGCAAGAGCGTCCGCGGGGCAAGGATCCTCGTGCTGGGCGTGGCCTACAAGAGGGACGTCGGGGATGTCCGGGAGTCGCCGGCGCTCGATGTCATCAAGCTGCTGCTCGACCGGGGGGCCGAGGTCCGTTACAACGATCCGTTCGCGCCCGAAATCGCGATCGATGGCGGGCAGAAGTATCGCTCGGTCGACCTGGGGCGCGACGAGCTCGAGGCGTCGGATCTCGTGGTCATCGTCACGAACCACTCGACCTACGACTACGATTTCATCGTCCGCCACTCGCAGTGCGTGCTCGACACGCGCAACGCCACCCGCGGCGTGACCTCCGGCCGCGAGCGGATCCGGAGGCTCTAGGACCGAATGTCCCACATCCTGGTCACCGGCGGGGCGGGCTTCATCGGCTCGCATCTGGTCGACGCGCTGGTCAAGGAAGGTCGCGAGGTCGTGGCCCTGGACAGCTTCGATGATTTCTACCTCCCGGAGATCAAGCGCAGGAATCTCGAGTCCCTCGCGGGGCGCCCCGGCTTCACTCTGATCGAGGGCGACATCCGGGACGAGACGCTCGTCGAGAAGGTGTTCGCGACGCATCCGATCAGCGTGGTGGTGCACCTCGCGGCCAGGGCGGGTGTGCGGCCGTCGATCCGTCAGCCGGCGCTCTACTGCGACGTCAATGTGCGCGGGACCACCACGCTTCTCGAGGCGTGCCGCAGCCACGGCGTGGCGAAATTCATCTTCGGATCTTCGTCGTCGGTCTACGGCAACAACGCGAAGCTGCCGTTCTCCGAAAAGGACGATGTGGATCGTCCGATCTCGCCCTACGCGGCCACGAAGCGGTCCGGAGAGCTCCTGTGCGCGACCTATCACGAGCTGTACAGGCTGAACGTGTTCGCTCTGCGCTTCTTCACGGTCTACGGCCCCCGACAGCGGCCGGAGATGGCCATCCATAGATTCACCCGGCTCATCGACCGCGGTCTTCCGCTGCCGCGCTTCGGAGACGGCTCGACCCGCCGCGACTACACCTACATCACGGACATCATCGATGGCATCCAGCGCGCGATGGAGCGTGTGCAGGGATTCGAGATCATCAACCTGGGCGGGGCGCGGACCACGAGCCTCGCCGAGCTGATCACCCTCCTCGAAAAGAACCTTCATCAGCGCGCGATCGTCGAGCAGGAGCCGGGCCAGCCTGGAGACGTCGTCGCGACATTCGCGGATGTCGAGAAGGCTCAGCGTCTCCTGGGATACGAGCCCAAGGTCGGCGTCGACGAGGGGATCGGCCGATTCGTGGAATGGTACCGGAGCCTGAAGGTGCACGCATGAACATCACGGTCGTCGGCACGGGTTACGTGGGTGTGGTCACGGCCGCCTGCTTCGCGGAATTCGGCCTTCAGGTGGTCGGGGTGGACAAGGACGACGCGAAGATCGATCTCCTCCAGAAAGGCCAGGTGCCGTTCTTCGAGCCGGGTCTGGAGGAGATGGTGCGGCGCAACATGCGAGAGGACCGGCTGGCCTTCTCGACGGACCTGAAGGCTGCCGTCGAGAAATCGCTCGTCATCCTGATCGCCGTGGGCACGCCCCTGGGCGACGGGGGCGCCGCCGACCTGGGTTCCGTGAAGGAGGTCGTTCTGGGAATCGCCCGCTGCATGAACGGTTACAAAGTGATCGTGACCAAGAGCACGGTGCCGATGGGAACCGGGGCGATGATCAGGGGCCTGATCGAGGGGAACCAGTCCCAGAACGTTCCCTTCAGCGTCGCCAGCAACCCCGAGTTCCTGCGCGAGGGAGCCGCGATCGAGGACTTCATGCGCCCCAACCGTGTCGTGATCGGGGCGGAGGACCCCCAGGCCATCGCGATCATGAAGGACCTCTACAAGCCCCTCTTTCTGATCGAGACGCCTTTCGTCATCACGAACGTGGTGAGCGCCGAGATGATCAAGTATGCCAGCAACGCCTTCCTGGCGACGAAGATCTCCTTCATCAACGAGATCGCCCGCTTGTGCGAGGCGGTCGGGGCCGACGTGCACGAGGTGGCGCGGGGGATGGGGCTCGACAACCGCATCGGCAGGAAGTTCCTCCATCCGGGCCCGGGGTTCGGGGGATCCTGCTTTCCCAAGGATACGCACGCCGTGGTGAAGATGGCCGGGGAACGGGGTGTCCCCGCGCGCATCGTCCAGGCGGCGATCGAGGTGAATCGGCACCAGGTCGGATGGATGGTCGAGAAGATCACCCGCGCCGTGGGTGGATTGAAGGGGAGGACGATCGCGTGTCTCGGTCTGTCGTTCAAGCCGAACACGAGCGACACGCGCGATTCACCCGCGATCCGCATCATCCAGGAGCTGCTGAAGGGCGGAGCCCGCGTCCGGGCCTATGATCCCGCGGCGATGCAGGAGGCGCGCCATGCCCTCCCGGACGTCGCCTTCGCCGAAGACGCCTACGACGCCGCTCGAGGCTGCGATGCGCTGGTGATCGTGACCGAGTGGAACCAGTTCCGCAGCCTGGATTGGGAGCGCATCAAAACGACGCTGAATTCACCGACGGTCGTCGACCTGCGCAACGTCTATGAGCCCGACCAGATGAAGCGCCTGGGGATCGCCTACACGGGAGTGGGGCGATGACGACGTCGGAGCGGCGCTATCTCGTGACCGGAGGGGCGGGCTTCATCGGCTCCCACGTCGTCGAGGCTCTGGTGCGACGCGGCGAGAGGGTGGTGGTCCTGGACAACTTCTCCACCGGACGACGGCAGAACCTGGAGGCCGCCCTGCGGCCCCGGCCGTCCGGCGCGCCGGAGCCGGAGGTGATCGACGGGGATATCCGGGATCAGAGCGCCGTGCGGCGGGCTCTGCGCGGTGTCACGCACGTCCTGCACCAGGCGGCCCTGCCCTCCGTTCAGCGTTCGGTGGAGGATCCGGCCTCCAGCCATGAAGTGAACGCCAGCGGAACGCTCCACCTGCTGGTCGCCTCACGCGAGGCGGGCGTGAAGCGCTTCGTCTACGCCTCCTCGTCCTCGGCGTACGGCGACAATCCCGCGCTGCCCAAGGTCGAAACGATGACGACGGCCCCCCTGTCTCCCTACGCGGTGAGCAAGCTGGCGGGCGAGCATTACTGCCGGGTGTTTCACGGCCTGTACGGCCTGGAGACGGTCGCCCTGCGTTACTTCAACGTGTTCGGACCGCGGCAGGATCCGACCTCTCAGTACGCCGCCGTCGTCCCCAATTTCGTGACCGCGGTCCTCGCGGGGCGGGCGCCGATCATCTACGGCGACGGCCTTCAGTCGCGCGACTTCACGTTCATCGACAATGCCGTCGACGCAAACCTGAAGGCGTGCGATGCGCCCGCCAGCGCCCTCGGCCGCGCCTACAACATCGCCTGCGGGACCGCCGCGACGCTCCTGGATCTTCTGCGCATCCTGGAGCGTCTGACCGGCTCGCCCATCCGGCCCATCCACGAGAAGGCGCGAGCCGGAGACGTCCGGCATTCCCTGGCCGCGATCGACGAGGCCCGCCTGCGTCTGGGTTACGAGCCGAAGATCGGCATCGAAGAGGGCCTGCGTCGGACCGTAGACGCCTTTCGAGCATGAGGCTTTCGGTCGTCATCCCCGTCTACAACGAGATCGGCACCATCCGGGAGATCCTCGAACGAGTCCGCGCCGTCCCGATCCCGAAGGAGGTCATCATCGTCGACGACGGATCGAGCGACGGGACCGGTGATGTTCTCCGGAGCCTGAGCTCGCCGGAGCTCGTGATCCTGTATCACGATAAGAACCGCGGCAAGGGGGCGGCTCTGAGAACCGGATTTGCGAGAGTCACGGGAGACGTCGTCCTGGTGCAGGACGCCGACCTCGAATACGACCCGTTCGAATACCCACGCCTGCTCAAACCGATCCTCGAGGACAAAGCGGACGTCGTGTATGGGTCGCGATTCGGGGGAGAGACGCATCGGGTGCTTTTCTTCTGGCACTATGTCGGGAACCGGTTCCTGACGACACTTTCCAACATGTTCACGAATCTCAACCTTGCGGACATGGAGACGTGCTACAAGGTCTTCCGGGCGGACCTCCTCAAGCGCCTGCGGCTCCGGTCGAATCGCTTCGGGTTCGAGCCCGAGTTCACCCTCAAGGTCGCGCGACTCGGCTGCCGAATTTATGAAGTTGCCGTGTCCTATCACGGGCGGAATTATGCATCGGGGAAGAAGATCACCTGGAAGGACGGCGTCAGTGCGATCTGGTGCATCATCTGGTACCGGTTCTTCGATTAACTCCCGGCCCGCGGTCGTGGCCGTGATCCTCGCGGGTGGCGGGGGCACGCGGTTGTGGCCGCTCGCCCGGCACGGGCTGCCCAAGCCCTTCCTCTCGCTGGAGGGCGGGTCGAGCATGTTCCGCCGCACCTATGAGAGGATCGCGCCGCTGGTCGGTCGTTTCCGGGTCCTGGTCGCGACGGCCGCGTCCGACGTTCCCTGGGTGCGCAGGCAGGCGCCGGAGATACCGCCGCGACACATCCTGGCGGAAGAGGCCGGCCGCGACACGGCCACAGCCGTGGCAATCGCGGCGCACTGGCTGCGGTCGAGGCACGGCGATGCGATCATGGTGGTGCTGCCGGCCGACCACTCCATCCGGCCTGCAACGGTGTTCCGCTCGGCGATGCGCACCGCCATCCGGGCCGCGCGGATGACCGGGGGGCTGGTCACGATCGGCGTGCCGCCCCTCGCCCCTGAAACGGGGCTGGGCTACATCCGGCCCGCGGGCCGAGAGGTGATGCCGGGAGTGCGCAGGGTCGAATCATTCGTGGAGAAGCCGGTCGCCGCGCGCGCGGCCCGCATGGTCCGTTCGGGCCGCTACCTGTGGAACAGCGGGATCTTCGTCTGGAAGGCTTCGTCGATTCTCCAGGCGCTCGCGCGCTACCGACCGGACATAGCGACCCCCCTGGAAAGGTGGGCCCGTCAGGCTTCCCGAGGTGTCTGGAGGGTGCCGGCGGCGGTGTTGCGTCGGATCCCGCGGGCACCGATCGATCGCGCCGTGCTCGAGCGCTCCCGGGAGCTCCTGGTCATCCGAGCGCCGTTCGACTGGTCGGACGTCGGCAACTGGGACGCGGTCGGCGGCCTGCTGCAGAATGACGCACGGGGAAACTCAGCCATCGGCCGCATGGTCGCTCTGGACGCGAGCCGCTGCCTCGGGGTCAACGGGGGAGGGCTGACAGTGTTCATCGGGCTTCAGGACGTCGTGGCGGTCCGTTCTGGGGACGTGGTGCTGGTCTGCCGCAGGTCCGCCGTACAGCGGGTGCGGGAGGCCGTGCGCCGGCTGCGAGGCCCCCTGGCCACATACCGCTAAGGAGGGGACGTGTCGATCGTCCATAGAACCTGCGACCGGATCATTCGCGGGGGCCTCATGGGGCTCATCGTCTTCACTCCTCTGGCCTACGGCACCGTGGAGCCGTGGTCAATCGCCATCATGGAGTGGGGTGTCGTATCGCTGCTTCTCATCTATCTTCTGTCGCGTGTTTTTCCGGGACGCGATGACACGGCGACCTCTTCGAATGCGGCTCGCCCGCGGCTTCTTGGCGTGTCGATGTCGATCGGGCTGTTCGTCGTCTTGTGCATCCTGCAGACCGTGCCCCTCCCGATCCGATGGCTACGGATCGTCTCTCCAGGTTCCGCGCGCATGTACGAGAGCATCGACTTCGGATCGTGGGAGCGCACCGAGGAAAAGACCGAGACCGTGAGACAGCGGCCCGGCGACCCGCTCCTCCAGACCCGCGCGAGCGAGCAACGACCGATCAGCGTGAACCCGGGCCGAACCGAGCGACGCACCCTGCAGCTCGTGACTCTGGTGGCGCTGTTCTTCCTGGTGGCGGCGTGGGCCGACGAAGAGAGGGCCGTCTCGATCCTGCGCTGGGTGGTCATCGTCGCGTTCCTGGTCTCGTTGTTCGGATTGGTACAGCTGCTGACCTGGAACGGCAAGATATACTGGGTTCGCAAGGTCCCGGCGGTGTCCGCGACCTATCCCTCGACCTTCGGCCCGTTCGTGAACCACGATCATTTTGCCGGCTATGTCGAGATGGCGATCCCCGTGGCCCTGAGCCTGGTCTTCTGGCTGGTCGACCGAAGACGCCGCCCATCGGTGTCCGCGCGCTCTTCGTCGACAGGGAGCACCTCGGGTTCTGCGCTCCTGGACACACTCGGCGAGGAGCGTGGACGCCTCGGCAAGGTGTCGCTGGCGCTCTTCGCAGGCGTGATCCTGATCGTGTCCCTGTTCTTCTCGCTCTCGCGCGGTGGAATCCTTGCCGCCTTCATCAGCGGAGCGGTGCTCCTGGCCCTGCTGTGCCGTCGCGTGACCTCGAAGAGCCTGCGGTGGTCCATGGCCCTGGCGCTGCCACTTGTCGTGGTGTCCCTGATCTCCTTCATTGGTGCGGAGACGGTCAAGAAGCAGCTGAGCACCTACGGGAACCTCACCGGAGAGGCCTCCTTTCAACTACGGGCGATCCTCTGGAAACGTGTCGTTCGAGAGTTGCCGGCGTATGCCTGGGTGGGGTCCGGCCTGGGGACTTTTGAGGACAGCTTCGCGCCTCTCACGCCGGCGGGCTCCGGAAAGCGATGGGACAAGGCGCACAACGACTACCTGCAGCTCGTGTGGGAGACGGGGATTGTCGGCGGCCTGCTCTTTCTCGCGGGGGTTGCGGTATTCGTCCTGCGCTTCTGGTGGCCGGCGTTGCGGGACTTCAGACACCCCATCGACGTTTTCCGCGTCGGCATCGCGGTGGCTCTCATGAGCATCGCTCTTCATTCCATCGTCGATTTCGGTCTCCAGATCGGGGCGAACGGCTTTCTGTGCGCGCTTCTGGCGGGGCTTCTCGTCGCGCTTCACGTTCCCTCGCCCACGGTAGCACAGGACATGCTCAGGGTCCGGGCGATCGAAGGGCCCTGGTCGGAATGAGATTGCCGGGCCACCGGTGGCGTCGTATATTCCTGGGCCTGACCCCGTGACGAGGGTGTGATCTCCTTGGCCCGCAAAGTGTTTCTGCTCCTCGGTTTTTTCGTCGTGTTCGCGGCGGAGAGCGCGTACTTCGCTCGCCAGTGCGCGGCGGGCATCCTGCGCCTGCGCGGGGAGCGCGCCTTCTTCAGGAACGACCATACAGGTGCCTGGACGTTTTATCGCAGGGCGCTATCCCTCGGGGGCGAACGAGAGACCCTCGAGAATGACCTGGCCGAGCTGCTCCTCTTCGGCCTGGATCAGACTTGGGCGGGTGTACGCATCCGCACGGCGTTACCCTCAGAGGACGCGGTCCGCGCCGGGCTCGACTTCGTGGCCCGCCGCATCCGGGAGACCCCCTACAAGGCCTACGAATGGTCGCTGGCCTCGGATGTCTACTTCCACGAGGCCCGTCTGCACCGGCAGAACACATCCCTCGACCTCTCGATGCTCACGGAAGACCCGCTGGACATCCTGCTCCCCGAGGAAAGGCTGGGCCTCGCCGCGCTCGAAACGGCGGCCCGGCTGGAGCCCACCAACTACATCTACCAGGACCTGCTGACAGAGAAATTCCTGGAGCTGGGGAGCGTCAGCCGGGCCGCGGTCTACTGCCGGCGGTCCGTCGCCTCGCTCCCCGTGCTCTCGGAGCACTCGTTCCTGGGCCGTCCCGACCTTGCCCCGGAGCTTCTGGAGGCGGCGATTGGCGGGGTCGAGGATTCGCGGCTGCAGGACTCGATGATCCCACGCGCTACGGTCGAGAGCGCCGCTGGGGACTTCCTGTGGCGCAACGGCCAGACCCAGCGCTCCCTGGACTTCCTGAAGCGGGCGGTGTCCCTGGCCCCGGACCTGTTCGAGGCCCAGTATGGCCTTGGGCTCGCCGCCTACACACTCGGAGACTATGACGAGGCCCTCCGGCACCTCGAGGAGGCCAGCCGGATCCAGCCGGACAATCCGACGCCGAACGTGCACATGGGGCTCTCGTACACGGCGCTGGGAGACCTGCCGGCCGCTATCGATCAGTTCCGGAGCGCGCGCGAGAAGGACGCCCGGGGTCTGTGGTATTTCCTTCTTCTGGGTGACGCTCTGGAGAAATCCGGGCAGATCCGGGAGGCTGAAAGACAGTTCGTGGCCGGCGCCAACGTCAATCCGGACAGCAGCGAGGCATGGGCCGCGCTCCTGACCTTCTATACACGCCACCGCGACCTTCGGCCTGCAACCGAGGCCTGCAGCCGGCTCCGGGTGCTGAGCCCCGCAGAGACCCGCTACAAGGAGCAGTGCGTCACGCTCGGACTGGAGACCCGTTGAGCCCGGTCGGCACCGCCCCGGGCAGGCCGGTCCTTTTCCTGGCGGCGATCGGTTATTTCGTCTTCCTGGGCCTCGCCCTGATCCAATGGCACCTCGCGCCGGAAGTCGTCCTCGGACTGACCCTCGCGGGGATCGGCATCGGGAT is from Candidatus Dormiibacterota bacterium and encodes:
- a CDS encoding tetratricopeptide repeat protein, which codes for MARKVFLLLGFFVVFAAESAYFARQCAAGILRLRGERAFFRNDHTGAWTFYRRALSLGGERETLENDLAELLLFGLDQTWAGVRIRTALPSEDAVRAGLDFVARRIRETPYKAYEWSLASDVYFHEARLHRQNTSLDLSMLTEDPLDILLPEERLGLAALETAARLEPTNYIYQDLLTEKFLELGSVSRAAVYCRRSVASLPVLSEHSFLGRPDLAPELLEAAIGGVEDSRLQDSMIPRATVESAAGDFLWRNGQTQRSLDFLKRAVSLAPDLFEAQYGLGLAAYTLGDYDEALRHLEEASRIQPDNPTPNVHMGLSYTALGDLPAAIDQFRSAREKDARGLWYFLLLGDALEKSGQIREAERQFVAGANVNPDSSEAWAALLTFYTRHRDLRPATEACSRLRVLSPAETRYKEQCVTLGLETR
- a CDS encoding sugar phosphate nucleotidyltransferase yields the protein MAVILAGGGGTRLWPLARHGLPKPFLSLEGGSSMFRRTYERIAPLVGRFRVLVATAASDVPWVRRQAPEIPPRHILAEEAGRDTATAVAIAAHWLRSRHGDAIMVVLPADHSIRPATVFRSAMRTAIRAARMTGGLVTIGVPPLAPETGLGYIRPAGREVMPGVRRVESFVEKPVAARAARMVRSGRYLWNSGIFVWKASSILQALARYRPDIATPLERWARQASRGVWRVPAAVLRRIPRAPIDRAVLERSRELLVIRAPFDWSDVGNWDAVGGLLQNDARGNSAIGRMVALDASRCLGVNGGGLTVFIGLQDVVAVRSGDVVLVCRRSAVQRVREAVRRLRGPLATYR
- a CDS encoding SDR family oxidoreductase, producing the protein MTTSERRYLVTGGAGFIGSHVVEALVRRGERVVVLDNFSTGRRQNLEAALRPRPSGAPEPEVIDGDIRDQSAVRRALRGVTHVLHQAALPSVQRSVEDPASSHEVNASGTLHLLVASREAGVKRFVYASSSSAYGDNPALPKVETMTTAPLSPYAVSKLAGEHYCRVFHGLYGLETVALRYFNVFGPRQDPTSQYAAVVPNFVTAVLAGRAPIIYGDGLQSRDFTFIDNAVDANLKACDAPASALGRAYNIACGTAATLLDLLRILERLTGSPIRPIHEKARAGDVRHSLAAIDEARLRLGYEPKIGIEEGLRRTVDAFRA
- a CDS encoding nucleotide sugar dehydrogenase, with product MARSRKPRQGHNGPAAVAIVDRPPAVSSGIAEALLEKIRTRQARLGVIGLGYVGLPLACEFARSGFTVLGIDIDGSKIESLREGRSYVQDVTEDQLRPLVKRQSLRPTREFSALSECDAAIICVPTPLRKTRDPDISYIVAAVDEIVRHLHPGLLAVLESTTYPGTTEEIILPKLESTGLKVGRDFFLAFSPERVDPGNLRYNTRNTPKIIGGVTEACGRVARALYEQAIDRLIPMSGTRAAEMVKLLENTFRSVNIGLVNEVALMCDRLGLNVWEVIDAAATKPFGFMPFYPGPGLGGHCIPIDPHYLSWKLKTLNYTARFIELASEINGNMPQYVVSKAVDALNDQRKSVRGARILVLGVAYKRDVGDVRESPALDVIKLLLDRGAEVRYNDPFAPEIAIDGGQKYRSVDLGRDELEASDLVVIVTNHSTYDYDFIVRHSQCVLDTRNATRGVTSGRERIRRL
- a CDS encoding GDP-mannose 4,6-dehydratase: MSHILVTGGAGFIGSHLVDALVKEGREVVALDSFDDFYLPEIKRRNLESLAGRPGFTLIEGDIRDETLVEKVFATHPISVVVHLAARAGVRPSIRQPALYCDVNVRGTTTLLEACRSHGVAKFIFGSSSSVYGNNAKLPFSEKDDVDRPISPYAATKRSGELLCATYHELYRLNVFALRFFTVYGPRQRPEMAIHRFTRLIDRGLPLPRFGDGSTRRDYTYITDIIDGIQRAMERVQGFEIINLGGARTTSLAELITLLEKNLHQRAIVEQEPGQPGDVVATFADVEKAQRLLGYEPKVGVDEGIGRFVEWYRSLKVHA
- a CDS encoding O-antigen ligase family protein is translated as MSIVHRTCDRIIRGGLMGLIVFTPLAYGTVEPWSIAIMEWGVVSLLLIYLLSRVFPGRDDTATSSNAARPRLLGVSMSIGLFVVLCILQTVPLPIRWLRIVSPGSARMYESIDFGSWERTEEKTETVRQRPGDPLLQTRASEQRPISVNPGRTERRTLQLVTLVALFFLVAAWADEERAVSILRWVVIVAFLVSLFGLVQLLTWNGKIYWVRKVPAVSATYPSTFGPFVNHDHFAGYVEMAIPVALSLVFWLVDRRRRPSVSARSSSTGSTSGSALLDTLGEERGRLGKVSLALFAGVILIVSLFFSLSRGGILAAFISGAVLLALLCRRVTSKSLRWSMALALPLVVVSLISFIGAETVKKQLSTYGNLTGEASFQLRAILWKRVVRELPAYAWVGSGLGTFEDSFAPLTPAGSGKRWDKAHNDYLQLVWETGIVGGLLFLAGVAVFVLRFWWPALRDFRHPIDVFRVGIAVALMSIALHSIVDFGLQIGANGFLCALLAGLLVALHVPSPTVAQDMLRVRAIEGPWSE
- a CDS encoding UDP-glucose/GDP-mannose dehydrogenase family protein — protein: MNITVVGTGYVGVVTAACFAEFGLQVVGVDKDDAKIDLLQKGQVPFFEPGLEEMVRRNMREDRLAFSTDLKAAVEKSLVILIAVGTPLGDGGAADLGSVKEVVLGIARCMNGYKVIVTKSTVPMGTGAMIRGLIEGNQSQNVPFSVASNPEFLREGAAIEDFMRPNRVVIGAEDPQAIAIMKDLYKPLFLIETPFVITNVVSAEMIKYASNAFLATKISFINEIARLCEAVGADVHEVARGMGLDNRIGRKFLHPGPGFGGSCFPKDTHAVVKMAGERGVPARIVQAAIEVNRHQVGWMVEKITRAVGGLKGRTIACLGLSFKPNTSDTRDSPAIRIIQELLKGGARVRAYDPAAMQEARHALPDVAFAEDAYDAARGCDALVIVTEWNQFRSLDWERIKTTLNSPTVVDLRNVYEPDQMKRLGIAYTGVGR
- a CDS encoding glycosyltransferase family 2 protein, whose protein sequence is MRLSVVIPVYNEIGTIREILERVRAVPIPKEVIIVDDGSSDGTGDVLRSLSSPELVILYHDKNRGKGAALRTGFARVTGDVVLVQDADLEYDPFEYPRLLKPILEDKADVVYGSRFGGETHRVLFFWHYVGNRFLTTLSNMFTNLNLADMETCYKVFRADLLKRLRLRSNRFGFEPEFTLKVARLGCRIYEVAVSYHGRNYASGKKITWKDGVSAIWCIIWYRFFD